A genome region from Pseudanabaena sp. Chao 1811 includes the following:
- a CDS encoding tetratricopeptide repeat protein encodes MQDLVAAFESQFAHQQFSAASATLQQLLSDFPDDPQLRILQGRLYDAMGKPNEAEEIFRRLLKAQLPAKLIAQARQGLLAIEMAEVNARQGRIDELLALEGGSSLAYLALLPVTPERKDWAIAKIARIFRTDPYTARFKIPNRHPKIIRTGTLAEMRAYGEDLQNYGIAAIWLSIDVIAKIPVYQVEYFSEFQVHPKADLQIKAIAGIDEITFAPQDVIVKVEGILPTFGDVVVVDAKHKLARKEQILDRVHICDLHLRSYKVNGKTSDRAGILRFHDNQYRFEFGLQLPVERSLKHIAPTVQEHWTELSKWLTRTMPKAKTANDFQSFAEMAIVYPEFLNAIEVTHINLDRPKPSLWDNSFQLYSSTIFSYVDLAT; translated from the coding sequence ATGCAAGATCTCGTAGCTGCGTTTGAGAGTCAGTTCGCTCATCAACAGTTCTCCGCCGCTTCAGCAACGCTTCAGCAATTGCTGTCAGATTTTCCTGACGATCCGCAGTTACGGATTTTGCAGGGTCGCCTCTATGATGCTATGGGCAAACCCAATGAAGCTGAGGAGATTTTTCGCCGTCTGCTTAAGGCTCAGTTACCTGCTAAGTTAATCGCACAGGCGCGTCAAGGCTTGCTGGCGATCGAGATGGCTGAGGTAAATGCTCGTCAAGGCAGGATTGATGAGTTATTAGCACTTGAGGGTGGTTCTAGTCTTGCCTATCTTGCGCTATTGCCAGTGACACCAGAGCGCAAAGACTGGGCGATCGCCAAAATTGCCCGCATTTTTCGTACTGATCCCTATACCGCAAGATTTAAAATCCCTAATCGCCATCCCAAAATTATTCGCACGGGGACATTGGCGGAGATGCGCGCCTATGGTGAAGATTTACAAAATTATGGCATTGCGGCGATTTGGTTAAGTATTGACGTGATCGCCAAGATTCCTGTTTACCAAGTTGAATATTTTAGTGAGTTTCAAGTTCACCCAAAAGCTGATCTTCAAATAAAGGCGATCGCAGGTATTGATGAAATTACTTTTGCTCCTCAAGATGTGATTGTGAAAGTAGAGGGGATTTTGCCAACCTTTGGTGATGTGGTGGTGGTCGATGCTAAGCACAAACTTGCCCGTAAGGAACAAATTTTAGATCGTGTCCATATTTGCGATTTACATCTGCGGAGTTACAAAGTGAATGGCAAAACTAGCGATCGCGCAGGGATTCTCCGCTTTCATGACAATCAGTACCGCTTTGAGTTTGGTTTGCAATTGCCTGTGGAGCGATCGCTCAAGCATATTGCCCCAACCGTTCAAGAACATTGGACAGAATTAAGTAAGTGGCTTACTCGAACGATGCCCAAGGCAAAAACTGCCAATGATTTTCAAAGTTTCGCGGAAATGGCAATTGTTTATCCAGAATTTTTAAATGCGATCGAGGTAACGCATATTAACCTTGATCGACCTAAGCCCAGTTTGTGGGACAACAGTTTTCAGCTATATAGCAGCACTATTTTTAGTTATGTCGATCTGGCAACTTAA
- a CDS encoding Hfq-related RNA-binding protein: MSAPTATKIGLNTSLPSIRRIHGIIRDKHEVEIKLLTGDQLRGKISWIDDQCICLDTSGHKVVIWQHAIAFIKG, encoded by the coding sequence ATGAGCGCACCAACAGCAACCAAAATCGGACTCAACACCTCTCTACCAAGTATTCGTCGGATTCATGGCATTATTCGCGACAAGCATGAAGTTGAAATTAAACTGCTTACAGGCGATCAATTGCGGGGCAAAATTAGCTGGATTGATGATCAATGTATTTGCCTAGACACATCTGGTCATAAAGTGGTGATTTGGCAACATGCGATCGCCTTTATCAAGGGCTAA
- a CDS encoding AMP-dependent synthetase/ligase — MPNSVHTSQVQQFNSLWQIWEQGAESHPDAIALYDPHAKPPVRISYKDTFEQINAFGAGLRSLGVNFGDKVALIADNSPRWLIADQGILAIGAANATRSSQAERSELLYIIEHSDSVAIVVENLATLKKLEPELHSLPVKQIILLSDETPPEGAYNFQQLLDKGSSKDLGNPTIKRDTLATLIYTSGTTARPKGVMLTHGNFLYEVEGAQSVLKLQVNEKVLSILPTWHSYERTFEYFIFSQGCTQIYTNLRTIKKDLKEHKPHYMVAVPRLWESIYEGVQKNFRDQPESKQRLVKFFLTASQKYITAKRVVQGLNVENLYPSLGDKFKASLVVLGLWAVHKLGHKLVYQKVREATGGNFKYIVSGGGSIAEHLEDFYEIVGIEILGGYGLTETSPITHVRRPHRNIRGGDGQPLPQTETRIVDMSTRADVPIGHQGLVLIRGPQVMQGYYKNPEATAKAIDPEGWFDTGDLGYVSKWQDLVITGRAKDTIVLTNGENIEPQPIEDACIRSPYIDQVVLVGQDQKQLGVLIVPNLSALESAGLIPPDSTLSSVLPELNQPKIRNLYREELNREVQNRPGYSINDRIGVFEFLPEPFTIENGFLTQTFKIRRNIVFERYQDIIVKMFTS; from the coding sequence ATGCCCAATTCTGTTCATACCTCGCAGGTACAACAATTCAATAGTCTCTGGCAAATATGGGAGCAAGGAGCAGAATCACATCCTGATGCGATCGCTCTCTACGATCCCCATGCTAAGCCACCTGTGCGAATTTCTTATAAAGATACCTTTGAACAAATTAATGCGTTCGGGGCAGGTTTGCGATCGCTGGGTGTGAACTTTGGCGACAAGGTAGCACTCATTGCCGATAACTCACCAAGGTGGTTGATTGCCGATCAGGGGATTTTAGCGATCGGGGCAGCCAATGCTACGCGAAGTTCGCAAGCTGAGCGGAGTGAACTGCTCTACATCATTGAGCATAGTGATAGCGTGGCGATCGTGGTCGAAAATCTGGCGACCCTCAAAAAGCTCGAACCAGAATTGCATAGCCTGCCAGTCAAACAAATTATTTTGCTGTCGGACGAAACGCCACCCGAAGGAGCCTATAACTTTCAACAATTATTAGATAAAGGTAGCAGCAAGGATTTAGGTAATCCAACTATCAAACGCGACACCCTTGCAACGCTGATCTACACTTCTGGGACAACTGCCAGACCCAAGGGGGTCATGCTCACCCACGGCAATTTTCTCTACGAAGTGGAAGGGGCGCAGTCAGTTTTAAAATTGCAAGTTAACGAAAAAGTTCTCAGTATTCTCCCCACATGGCATTCCTACGAGCGCACCTTTGAATATTTTATCTTTTCCCAAGGCTGCACGCAGATTTACACCAATCTCCGCACCATCAAAAAGGATCTAAAAGAACATAAACCCCATTACATGGTTGCTGTGCCACGTCTGTGGGAATCAATCTATGAAGGTGTGCAAAAAAACTTTCGTGATCAACCTGAGAGCAAACAGCGCTTAGTCAAATTTTTCCTCACAGCTAGCCAAAAATACATCACTGCCAAACGGGTTGTCCAAGGCTTAAATGTCGAAAATCTCTATCCTTCTCTAGGTGACAAATTTAAAGCATCACTGGTAGTTTTGGGACTATGGGCAGTTCACAAACTTGGTCATAAATTGGTTTATCAAAAAGTACGCGAAGCAACGGGTGGCAACTTTAAATACATTGTTAGCGGTGGTGGCTCGATCGCTGAACACCTCGAAGACTTCTATGAAATTGTCGGCATCGAAATTTTGGGGGGATATGGCTTGACCGAAACCTCACCGATTACCCATGTGCGCCGTCCACATCGCAATATTCGTGGTGGAGATGGGCAGCCCTTGCCCCAGACCGAAACCCGCATCGTCGATATGTCTACCAGAGCCGATGTGCCAATTGGTCATCAAGGATTAGTCCTCATTCGTGGTCCCCAAGTGATGCAGGGCTACTACAAAAATCCTGAAGCGACAGCTAAGGCGATCGATCCAGAGGGGTGGTTTGATACAGGCGATTTGGGCTATGTCAGCAAGTGGCAAGATCTAGTAATTACAGGTCGCGCCAAAGATACGATTGTCTTGACTAATGGCGAGAATATTGAACCTCAGCCTATTGAAGATGCCTGTATTCGCAGTCCTTATATTGATCAGGTCGTCTTAGTGGGGCAAGACCAGAAACAATTGGGTGTTTTAATCGTTCCTAACCTTTCAGCACTGGAATCTGCGGGTTTAATTCCCCCCGATTCAACATTATCAAGCGTTTTGCCAGAGTTGAATCAGCCTAAAATTCGTAATCTTTATCGCGAAGAACTGAATCGTGAAGTGCAAAACCGCCCCGGCTATAGCATTAACGATCGCATTGGTGTTTTTGAGTTCTTGCCTGAACCCTTTACAATCGAAAATGGGTTCCTCACGCAGACATTCAAAATCCGACGTAACATCGTATTTGAGCGTTATCAAGATATTATTGTCAAAATGTTTACTTCATGA
- a CDS encoding YlqD family protein, producing MSFDFSNQLLLRRTANIQVIVTQRWKEEMQQQLQQQIAQIDAQVQQVDAQGSRQINEIERQSIKPFSAEVSNALEGIRAEMNRVKAELLEQKNQLLTQLTQVQNLELEQEVSQGQLDSYFPAAKGDNLIAQMRVEIVLRDGVIEDIRTGFPAV from the coding sequence GTGAGTTTCGATTTTTCTAATCAGCTTTTATTACGTCGCACTGCAAATATTCAAGTGATTGTGACGCAACGCTGGAAAGAGGAAATGCAGCAACAACTGCAACAACAAATTGCTCAAATCGATGCCCAAGTACAGCAAGTTGATGCCCAAGGCTCTCGCCAAATCAATGAAATTGAGCGCCAAAGTATCAAGCCATTTTCTGCAGAAGTATCCAATGCTCTTGAAGGCATTCGGGCAGAAATGAATCGCGTTAAAGCCGAATTATTAGAACAAAAGAATCAATTGCTAACCCAATTGACCCAAGTGCAAAATTTGGAACTAGAACAAGAAGTTTCTCAAGGACAACTTGATAGCTACTTCCCTGCTGCCAAAGGCGATAACTTGATTGCTCAGATGCGTGTGGAAATAGTCCTCCGCGATGGCGTAATCGAAGATATCCGTACTGGTTTCCCTGCTGTCTAA
- a CDS encoding B12-binding domain-containing radical SAM protein has protein sequence MNVLLVYPLFPKTFWSYEKILELVNRKVLLPPLGLITVAAILPQEWNFKLVDRNVRTITEAEWQWADMVILSAMIVQKDDLLSLIKEAKRRGKKVACGGPYPTSMPEEPQAAGVDYLILDEGEITLPMFVEAIAKGEPSGIFRTNEKPDVTTTPVPRFDLLEFDAYDSMSVQFSRGCPFQCEFCDIIVLYGRKPRTKSPAQLLAELDYLYSLGWRRGVFMVDDNFIGNKRNVRLLLLELKEWQKAHGYPFRFNTEASIDLAADQELMDLMVECYFDAVFLGIETPDEDSLQMTKKFQNTRSSLLDSVEAITKTGIRVMAGFIIGFDGEKKGAGDRIVRFAELTGIPTTTFAMLQALPHTALWHRLEKEGRLRSQNGNLNQTTLMNFVPTRPVEEIAREYVEAFCALYEPHAYLDRVYSYFLKLGAPRVKVEAKLPTLTDLKALAIIVWRQGIKRDTRWKFWHHLFSMIKKNPAVWEHYLIVCAHNEHFMEYRDIVRREIEGQLAAYWQEEERLKLVTPTPARELDLAS, from the coding sequence ATGAACGTTCTACTGGTTTACCCACTTTTTCCAAAAACATTTTGGTCTTATGAAAAAATCCTAGAGCTAGTAAATCGCAAGGTGCTACTACCTCCTCTAGGATTGATTACTGTTGCGGCGATCTTGCCCCAAGAATGGAATTTTAAATTGGTCGATCGCAATGTTCGCACAATTACGGAGGCGGAATGGCAATGGGCGGATATGGTTATTCTGTCGGCAATGATCGTGCAGAAAGATGACCTGCTATCCCTGATTAAAGAAGCGAAACGCCGTGGCAAAAAAGTTGCCTGCGGTGGTCCTTACCCCACCTCAATGCCCGAAGAACCCCAAGCCGCAGGTGTTGATTACCTGATTTTGGATGAGGGTGAAATTACGCTACCGATGTTTGTCGAGGCGATCGCTAAGGGTGAACCCAGTGGCATTTTCCGCACCAATGAAAAGCCCGATGTCACGACTACGCCCGTCCCCCGCTTTGACCTCTTAGAATTTGATGCCTACGACTCAATGTCGGTGCAGTTCTCCCGTGGTTGCCCCTTCCAATGCGAATTTTGCGACATCATCGTTTTGTACGGACGCAAGCCGCGTACCAAGAGTCCTGCTCAGTTATTAGCCGAACTCGACTATTTATATAGCCTTGGCTGGCGACGGGGTGTATTTATGGTCGATGACAACTTCATCGGCAACAAACGCAATGTGCGCTTACTCCTGCTTGAACTGAAGGAATGGCAAAAAGCCCATGGCTATCCCTTCCGCTTCAACACCGAAGCCTCAATCGATCTCGCCGCCGATCAAGAACTCATGGATCTGATGGTGGAATGTTATTTCGATGCCGTATTCCTTGGCATTGAAACTCCCGATGAAGATAGCTTGCAGATGACCAAGAAGTTTCAAAATACAAGGTCATCACTACTAGATTCGGTGGAAGCCATCACCAAAACAGGGATTCGCGTCATGGCGGGCTTCATCATCGGCTTTGATGGTGAGAAAAAAGGAGCAGGCGATCGCATTGTGAGATTTGCCGAACTAACAGGCATCCCCACCACCACCTTCGCAATGTTGCAAGCATTGCCCCATACTGCCCTCTGGCATCGTCTCGAAAAAGAAGGACGATTACGCAGTCAGAATGGCAACTTGAATCAGACCACCTTGATGAACTTTGTGCCAACGCGCCCCGTCGAGGAAATTGCCCGCGAATATGTGGAAGCTTTCTGTGCTTTGTATGAGCCTCATGCCTACCTCGATCGCGTTTACAGCTATTTCTTAAAGCTTGGCGCACCAAGGGTTAAGGTGGAAGCCAAACTTCCCACCCTTACCGACCTGAAGGCATTAGCCATTATCGTCTGGCGGCAAGGCATCAAGCGCGATACCCGTTGGAAGTTCTGGCATCATCTATTTAGCATGATCAAGAAGAATCCTGCGGTGTGGGAGCATTACCTGATCGTCTGCGCCCACAATGAACATTTCATGGAGTACCGCGATATTGTCCGTCGTGAAATTGAAGGACAATTAGCCGCCTATTGGCAAGAGGAAGAGCGTCTAAAGCTTGTAACTCCCACTCCAGCCAGAGAATTAGATCTAGCAAGCTAG
- a CDS encoding B12-binding domain-containing radical SAM protein has protein sequence MRVLLVYPLFPKSFWSFEKTLELVGYKAQLPPLGMVTVAAILPQTWEFKLVDRNVRDITEAEWEWAEVVILSAMIVQKDDFLAQIQEAKKRGKLVAVGGPYPTALPEEAKVSGADFLILDEGEITLPMFVEAIKRGDRSGILRANGEKPAVTDTPIPRFDLLEMNRYAEMSVQFSRGCPFQCEFCDIIVLYGRKPRTKTPAQILAELQCLYDLGWRRSIFMVDDNFIGNKRNVKVMLQELKPWMKERNYPFSFATEASVDLAQDPEMMQMMVECNFGSVFLGIETPDTDSLALTKKFQNNRDPLSESVINIARAGIRVMAGFIIGFDGEKKGAGDRIVQFVELTAVPTALFSMLQALPDTGLWHRLNKEGRMITQNSNGHQTTLMNFMPTRPLEDIATEYVHAFWTLYDPLVFLNRTYRHFLILGESPYKRIKREKTDQKKKTDWTAIKALLILCWRQGFVRKTRFQFWINLFDLMKRYPNVVTSYLSVCAQGEHFLEYRSIVREQIEAQLADYLANPPVLQPKVVPVEKKLDLQEVK, from the coding sequence ATGCGTGTTTTACTCGTCTATCCGTTATTTCCGAAAAGCTTCTGGTCATTTGAGAAAACACTAGAATTAGTTGGTTATAAGGCTCAGCTTCCACCCCTTGGGATGGTCACGGTTGCCGCGATCTTGCCCCAAACTTGGGAATTTAAACTCGTCGATCGCAATGTGCGCGATATCACTGAAGCCGAATGGGAATGGGCGGAAGTGGTGATTCTCTCGGCGATGATTGTGCAGAAGGATGACTTTCTCGCGCAAATTCAAGAGGCGAAAAAACGCGGCAAATTAGTTGCTGTGGGCGGTCCCTATCCCACCGCTTTACCTGAAGAAGCAAAGGTTTCGGGCGCAGATTTCTTGATTCTCGATGAGGGGGAAATTACGTTACCGATGTTTGTCGAGGCGATCAAAAGAGGCGATCGCAGTGGTATTTTGCGAGCCAATGGCGAAAAGCCTGCGGTGACAGATACGCCGATTCCTCGGTTTGATCTCCTAGAAATGAATCGTTATGCGGAAATGTCGGTACAGTTCTCTCGCGGTTGCCCCTTCCAATGCGAATTTTGCGACATCATCGTTCTCTATGGACGGAAGCCACGCACTAAGACTCCTGCTCAGATTCTGGCGGAATTGCAATGTCTCTATGATCTTGGTTGGAGACGCAGCATTTTCATGGTCGATGATAATTTCATCGGCAACAAGCGCAACGTGAAAGTGATGCTGCAAGAACTGAAGCCTTGGATGAAGGAGCGCAATTATCCCTTCTCCTTTGCTACGGAAGCCTCAGTGGATCTTGCTCAAGATCCTGAAATGATGCAGATGATGGTGGAATGTAATTTTGGATCGGTATTCCTTGGCATTGAAACCCCTGACACTGATAGTCTTGCGCTCACCAAGAAGTTCCAAAACAATCGTGATCCGCTTTCAGAATCGGTGATCAATATCGCCAGAGCAGGGATTCGGGTGATGGCAGGATTTATCATCGGCTTTGATGGTGAAAAGAAAGGAGCAGGCGATCGCATTGTTCAATTTGTCGAACTCACGGCAGTTCCTACGGCGCTATTCAGTATGCTGCAAGCCTTGCCTGATACAGGTCTATGGCATCGTTTGAATAAGGAAGGACGGATGATTACCCAGAATAGCAATGGGCATCAAACCACCTTGATGAACTTCATGCCTACTCGTCCTTTGGAAGACATTGCAACGGAATATGTTCATGCCTTTTGGACTCTTTACGATCCCCTTGTCTTTCTCAATCGCACCTACCGCCATTTCTTGATTTTGGGTGAGTCGCCATACAAGCGCATCAAGCGTGAGAAGACTGATCAGAAGAAGAAAACTGATTGGACTGCGATTAAAGCTTTACTAATTCTCTGCTGGCGACAAGGTTTTGTTCGCAAAACCCGTTTCCAATTCTGGATTAATCTCTTTGACTTGATGAAGCGCTATCCCAATGTCGTCACCAGCTACCTATCAGTCTGCGCTCAGGGTGAGCATTTCCTCGAATATCGCTCGATTGTGCGTGAACAGATTGAAGCTCAATTGGCAGATTATCTCGCTAATCCTCCTGTGCTTCAACCCAAGGTTGTACCTGTGGAGAAAAAGTTGGATTTACAAGAAGTGAAGTAG
- a CDS encoding Uma2 family endonuclease — translation MTQAIAPPNLSANAPEDKLLWTSADLELLPDNGNRYEIIEGELYVTRAPHWKHQTTCGNFYFELKAWSKITGLGYAAVGAGVIFGNKDDVIPDVVWLSKEKYEALIDQSGHLLGAPDLAIEVLSAGTDNEKRDREVKLKLYSSQGVLEYWIADWREKKLQIYRRENGVLKLAMTLFVTDTLTSPLLPEFSCPLSQIFE, via the coding sequence ATGACTCAAGCGATCGCACCTCCAAATCTCTCAGCCAATGCCCCAGAGGACAAACTGCTCTGGACAAGTGCTGACCTCGAATTGTTACCTGACAACGGCAACCGTTATGAAATTATTGAAGGAGAACTTTACGTGACGAGAGCGCCCCACTGGAAACATCAAACCACTTGCGGCAATTTTTACTTCGAGCTAAAAGCTTGGTCAAAAATCACAGGATTGGGCTATGCCGCAGTGGGTGCAGGTGTAATCTTTGGCAATAAGGATGATGTGATTCCTGATGTGGTGTGGCTCAGTAAAGAAAAATATGAAGCTTTGATTGATCAATCTGGACACCTACTTGGTGCGCCTGATCTAGCGATCGAGGTGCTATCGGCAGGAACTGATAATGAAAAGCGCGATCGCGAAGTTAAGTTAAAGCTCTATTCATCACAGGGAGTTTTGGAATATTGGATCGCTGATTGGCGAGAAAAGAAACTCCAAATCTATCGACGTGAAAATGGAGTTCTCAAATTAGCGATGACCCTATTTGTAACCGACACCCTCACTTCCCCATTATTACCAGAATTTTCTTGTCCCCTATCCCAGATTTTTGAATAA
- a CDS encoding SUMF1/EgtB/PvdO family nonheme iron enzyme, whose product MTNNNDGKREIKIYKKTYRLPALSGGKLDQLQKQIRQRNEHLSKGRLVIKKEEKRGIFSKKVIEHKTRQALSFEERYRELNEIVQNYDEMVQVLKHHQYDYQRFFQELAKEIKETIGENCNEIAEKEQKRLLKEQQERQKANPNPQALAMLGNMQSQLFEIAKSTGYAAVLMLKKLDLMSESLKRIASDQDSQKQLLAQVLEEIRSQKDLYELQLEINALQAKTAEFVDIALNFEEYMKPFMGSFQDLLTNVSRVDKELSKAMDEIQNIANLLEAQQFRSIESDLESQRIANFLATGEMKKDRLQDALERMGNVRSESEFDARMMGTGNGVTISECLGNICDFLDLKLESITEIEVPAITMDRLEVYSLYASKAVDTLTISANKTDIPIPYASNEGLTLDLNGVKLELVKVPTGKFIMGSYELDSEKPIHEVQLQEFLIGKYAVTNAQWQVVMKTKSGEMYDKKFQRDFQQPVVGVSWHQARAFCKKLSEQIGKSARLPTEAEWEYACRAGTTTSFAFGKVVTTDQVNYNGNYPYGDAPNGKYREVTVNVDSFQPNAWGIYQMHGNVWEWCLDEWHDNYADKPENLKKQGNQAWGNININDNDNRYRLLRGGSWLNYAIYCRSANRFRGRARLQNDYTSFRVIVTF is encoded by the coding sequence ATGACCAATAACAATGACGGCAAGCGCGAGATCAAGATTTACAAGAAAACCTATCGCTTGCCAGCACTGTCGGGGGGTAAACTCGATCAATTGCAAAAGCAAATTCGTCAGCGTAATGAGCATTTGAGCAAGGGGCGATTAGTTATCAAAAAGGAAGAAAAACGAGGCATATTTAGTAAAAAGGTCATTGAGCATAAAACTCGTCAGGCTCTTAGCTTTGAAGAACGCTATCGAGAGCTAAATGAGATCGTGCAAAATTATGATGAAATGGTGCAGGTTCTCAAGCACCATCAGTATGACTATCAAAGGTTCTTTCAGGAATTAGCGAAAGAGATTAAGGAAACCATTGGCGAAAATTGTAATGAGATCGCTGAAAAAGAACAAAAGCGCCTGCTCAAAGAACAGCAAGAACGCCAGAAAGCGAATCCTAATCCCCAAGCTTTAGCGATGCTGGGCAACATGCAGTCTCAACTTTTTGAAATTGCCAAATCAACGGGCTATGCGGCGGTACTGATGCTCAAAAAATTAGATTTGATGAGTGAGAGCTTAAAACGTATTGCTAGTGATCAGGATTCTCAAAAGCAGTTATTGGCACAAGTACTGGAAGAGATTAGGTCACAAAAGGATCTCTATGAGTTGCAATTAGAAATTAATGCACTGCAAGCTAAAACTGCGGAGTTTGTGGATATTGCTCTGAATTTTGAGGAATACATGAAGCCATTTATGGGCAGTTTTCAGGATTTATTGACTAATGTCTCAAGGGTAGACAAAGAGCTATCTAAGGCAATGGATGAGATTCAGAATATTGCGAACTTGCTAGAAGCACAGCAGTTTCGCAGTATTGAGTCTGATCTCGAATCTCAACGTATTGCCAATTTCTTAGCAACTGGTGAAATGAAAAAAGATCGACTACAGGATGCTCTAGAGCGAATGGGTAATGTGCGATCAGAGTCGGAATTTGATGCTCGGATGATGGGAACTGGTAATGGAGTGACAATTTCTGAATGTTTAGGAAATATTTGTGATTTTCTGGATTTAAAACTTGAGTCAATCACTGAGATTGAAGTGCCTGCGATCACTATGGATAGACTAGAAGTTTATAGCCTCTATGCTTCTAAGGCAGTCGATACACTTACGATCTCAGCGAATAAAACAGATATCCCCATTCCCTATGCTTCCAATGAGGGCTTGACCTTAGATCTCAATGGCGTAAAGCTAGAATTAGTAAAGGTTCCCACAGGAAAATTCATTATGGGGAGTTATGAGCTTGACAGTGAGAAACCTATTCATGAGGTACAGTTACAGGAATTTCTAATTGGCAAATATGCAGTGACAAATGCTCAATGGCAAGTGGTGATGAAAACTAAAAGTGGTGAAATGTATGACAAAAAGTTTCAACGTGATTTTCAACAGCCTGTAGTGGGAGTGTCTTGGCATCAGGCTAGGGCATTCTGTAAAAAGCTATCAGAGCAGATAGGAAAGTCAGCAAGACTACCCACTGAAGCGGAATGGGAATATGCCTGTCGCGCAGGTACGACTACGTCCTTTGCTTTTGGTAAAGTAGTTACCACTGATCAAGTTAACTATAATGGTAACTATCCCTATGGTGATGCACCCAATGGCAAATATCGAGAAGTAACAGTAAATGTGGATAGTTTTCAGCCGAATGCATGGGGTATTTATCAAATGCACGGCAATGTCTGGGAATGGTGTTTAGATGAGTGGCACGATAACTATGCTGATAAACCAGAGAATCTCAAGAAGCAGGGAAATCAAGCTTGGGGCAATATCAACATAAATGATAATGACAATCGTTATCGCTTACTTCGTGGTGGCTCTTGGCTCAACTATGCAATCTATTGTCGGTCGGCTAATCGGTTCAGGGGGCGCGCACGCTTGCAGAACGACTATACTAGCTTTCGGGTTATTGTCACTTTTTAA
- a CDS encoding HepT-like ribonuclease domain-containing protein, which translates to MSSRAWNLRIQDILDSINAIAKRLEDLTFEDLVANETIAKAVLYDFVIIGEASANLPDDLQQKYPEIPWDAIISMRNRVAHEYFRVSLEIVWDTYIEDFEILRKQLEYLLQQEQQ; encoded by the coding sequence GTGTCTTCTAGAGCTTGGAATCTAAGAATTCAAGATATTTTAGACTCAATAAACGCGATCGCAAAACGTTTGGAGGATTTAACTTTTGAAGATCTGGTGGCTAATGAAACTATAGCTAAGGCAGTTTTGTATGACTTTGTAATTATTGGTGAGGCTTCGGCTAATCTTCCAGATGACTTACAACAAAAATATCCTGAAATTCCTTGGGATGCAATTATCTCAATGAGAAATAGGGTAGCTCATGAATACTTTCGTGTAAGTTTAGAAATTGTTTGGGATACTTACATTGAAGATTTTGAGATTTTAAGAAAACAATTAGAGTATTTACTTCAGCAAGAGCAGCAATAA
- a CDS encoding nucleotidyltransferase family protein yields the protein MSNILRRSEVLRIIDEHKEELQKLGVRSLDLFGSVARDEAHLGSDVDVLVDLSRPTGLIKFIGIQHYLQDLLGCKVDLGTREMLKNSIREIVLKEVVSVF from the coding sequence ATGAGTAATATTTTAAGGCGCAGTGAAGTATTAAGAATCATTGATGAACATAAGGAAGAGTTGCAAAAACTGGGTGTGCGATCGCTTGATTTATTTGGCTCTGTTGCAAGGGATGAGGCGCATTTAGGTAGTGATGTCGATGTCTTAGTAGATTTATCGCGTCCAACTGGGTTAATAAAATTTATTGGGATTCAGCACTATTTACAGGATTTGCTAGGCTGTAAAGTGGACTTAGGAACGCGAGAAATGCTAAAAAATTCTATTCGTGAAATTGTACTTAAAGAGGTTGTCAGTGTCTTCTAG
- a CDS encoding YciI family protein, protein MSTELKKFVVWGSYCENVLEKRAPFRQAHLDNLKALHEAGKLLTIGPTQDVTKVFAVYAAPDLDSAKQLVEADPYWQNGIWTDYEVHEWIQVY, encoded by the coding sequence TTGAGTACCGAATTAAAGAAATTTGTGGTGTGGGGCAGCTATTGCGAAAATGTCCTCGAAAAACGCGCTCCCTTTCGCCAAGCACATCTAGATAATCTGAAAGCTTTGCACGAAGCTGGGAAGTTATTAACCATTGGCCCGACTCAAGATGTCACTAAAGTATTTGCGGTATATGCTGCTCCTGACTTAGATTCCGCCAAGCAACTAGTAGAAGCCGATCCGTATTGGCAAAATGGGATTTGGACAGACTACGAAGTTCATGAATGGATTCAGGTTTACTAA